From the genome of Trypanosoma brucei brucei TREU927 chromosome 11 chr11_scaffold01 genomic scaffold, whole genome shotgun sequence:
GGATTGGAGGGATCGCACTGGTTTCGGCGGGAGTGGTAGCTCAAGTAGTTTGATCAGTACTAACATTTTGAAGGGGCGTCGTCAGCAACCTATTCTACTCATCCCGTGGAGCACCTCTGAATCTTTTGATGTACCTGTAGCATCCAGCACCTTGATCAAAAACCTTCAGGTGACCGAGCTCCACTCTACAAGAGCCAAATTATCGTGGACAACAGTTCCTTACAAGGAGACAGCGGACGAAAAACTTGGTGTGTTTTTGACGGTACAGTGTGCAGCGGCGGAGGGACATGTTAAGAAATACAAAGAATACGTCGTTTGCTCTGCACGATCTTTCCTTTTGCGCGGTCTCCTTCCTGCAACGCCATACCATGTCGAGTTGTCCCTGGACGGTGGATGCCCACCCGGTCGTGTTGTATTTGTTACACCGCAGGATATGGAAGATAATGTGCTGCGCAAATTGATACCGTCAATTACGGCGGTGTGGGCATcacgaagaggaagaaactgGCAACACGTCATGAGGGCAGCTTGCGGGGGCACGGATGACGCGGAACAGCAGCGTTTCGTGCGTCTTCAATTGGATATTCCAAATGTGGAAAGCAAACACTGGACCGTATCCCCAAGTTCTGCACAAATTATAAAGGAGGAAATTAGCGGCTGTGGCACCTTGCGACTTGCAGTGACTGCCAAAGTCCAGGTACTACTTGTGGCCAAGTCGGGGAAGTTGCTGCAAATGTGGAGTACTGTAAGCGGGACCCAGAGCCAAACAGtgtcttttgcttttccgaTTTGTGGGGGAAATCCGGCTGCGAGTTGGCCTCATATTGAACTGAGAATGGACTCGTTTGCACAGTTTAGCCCAGCGGCAACGGAGGACGAAACAGGTGATGAAGTATCCCCAAGCGTTGACCAAGACTCTTGGTCATTTagtgaaaaagacaaaataagTGACCTAAGAGCAGGCCACTTGGTTAGCCGGAAGCACCTCGGCGATAGAACCAACTGTCCCTTTGCCAACAGCCATGTCACTGTGCACCTTGTTGGATGCCCTCAATTGATTAAGGTGGACGAAAACTGCTGTGTAGTTGAGTGGAGTGGTTCTTGTTCGGGTTACGCGATTCATTGGCGAGTTGGACCCTCGGGTGTCGTTAATACGGAACACATTGAGGCAGAGCGCAAACAAAAACCGAGCATAACGGTTGATGTTTCAGCGTTGGATACGGTTGtgctccttttctctctgcaTGGGGCAGATTGTGCCTCCAACTGTGTACTCTTCGCTGTATTAGTCCCTCCAAAAGTCAGCAAGCAGATTGGCTGTTGTTGCGAAACGACACGAGGACTGTCCGTACCAACGTCACCTCGATGTTCCAACAAAGGATTGATAAAGGTGGATTACACACGTGGGGGTCAACCCGGTTCTACCTTAACCGACGGTGAGTCTTTGGGACAGAACGGTGTAAGTGGTGTTAGCAGTGGACTTTGTTGCACTGCATCCGTTGTTGATACCTCTAGTCTTGAGTGGCGGGAGGGCTTCAAGGGGTTGCTGAAGGATGAGGTTTGCTGCATGCTACTCCCGTTTCCTATGGAAGTCGTGTGGTTGAATCCTGTCGTGACAGCCTTCTACTCCCGTAGGACCTAATCTGTTGAGCATTTCTCCGTATCTTAACCAACGTGCAAGCAGGAACGACATTCTTAGACGCGTGAAAACTGACCTGATTTATTTTTCCCGTTTCTATTTCTTGTAGGGGTGGTGGAGGGCATCGTTGCACGTCACACATTATTTCACGTGTGTGGGCAATGTAACTTTGTTCCTCCGCATAGCTTATGTTTTGCTCAATGACCTAATTACGTACGTTTCCTCATTTGCACCTTTCCAACATTATTTTCTTAcgcgttgttatttttgcCGTTTCCACTGACTTCTCGGGTCTTGTGGAAttattttattgattttGTTCGGGTTTGGGGGACATCTTTTGTGAATGTTCATGATCCAAAGGTGCCTAACACATTTCCTATTCACTCTCCTCTATTTTTAGGGATGTTCTAACACCCCTTCCACACCAATGCGCATAGGaaacatatttgtgtacGTATAATTAGTCGcgactctttttttttttttacttgtctCATTTTCCCTGTTCGCTAGCTCTCACCGCTTAGTTTCGTTGtcatctcttttccttcgctatatttgtgtatgtgtatgacAGTTGTGCATGACGATCCTATTACTTGTTGCCATCTTTACTCCGCTTCCACCCCTGTTCCTTTTATTGCTTCAATGGCTAATGCTAAAGAATTAAATTTTGTTTGGCACCGCCAGGTAATGCGGCGGTTGAGTCTGGCACCGATAAAGTGGTCGGCCATTGCGCAGCGGTGGGGCACACGTGGCACTGACGTTCCTAGCCGTGCCAAAGGAGCAATAAAATCCCCAAAGTCGAGGAAGTCACGCCTTCCGTACGTGGAGGTGGGGGAGCGGACCGATCGAATGAAGGAGTTCGTAAGCAGTGGTACGGATGACAACAGTGGTGATAGTGACAACAACCATAACAGCGTTAAGAGTATAAACAATACCGACTGCAGGAACAAGGGCACAGATGGCGGTGGAGAAATTGATATGGACACCGTAGCAGGAACTGACGCCTTCACGCCAACTGTAGATATGGAAGAAGGCTATGGAGCTCCTGTTATGGCAACAACGGGCAGCACATCCAGTGAGAGTGTGCTCTCTGTTATTGATGTGTTGTGCGACGACCTCTTCTCCTGCAAAACTGACGTGCTGAAATCATTCGCACGTACACGCTCGGTATCTGGATCAACAAAGTCAGAACTCGTCATGAATCTTATTGACCTCGCTAATCGTGAGGCTCACGGAGAAAGTCAGGATCTCAGTATCACGAAACGAGTGCTAGGGGATGTCTTCAACGAAGAAGTGCGTGTGAGTGGCGTGCGCTCGCAATGGACCAACAAATCACTTGAGGCCTCCCATATTGAGATGGCGTGTGATAACCATCTGAAGTTTGAAGCAATGAGTTACACACAAAAGACACTTATGGTGCGTCGAAACGCCTCAGAATCATCGCGGGTTCTACGTAAGCTCATACGTCCCTTTCAGCAGGACTACAACCGAGTAGCCGAAGCGGCTGTGGGCGGGGTTTTTCGTAACTTCAAGGCGGAAGCTGATCAGTTGGTTAACTCTATGATGGCGTCGGAAATAGTCACtcctttctcctctttccttgTCTCCTACGTGCGTTTTGCGACGTCAGGGAACCTGCTGACGCGGACAAACGTGATTGAGCGTTTGGAGCAACTGGAACTTGTGCAGATCGCAATGGATGAGGACAGTGACGCGGTACTACAGCGCCTTATGGCCCTTCTTGATGACGTTGTAGCGGAGGTGGAGCGGCGGGCACTTTGCTTCGGCGGAAAGCGCACATCATGGGGAACAGAAACACCTGAAGTGCTGCGTTGTTCCATCCAAGCCTTTAGTGACAGCACCGCTCAGCAGCATGAAGATCTCGGTGAGCGTGTCCCAGCGTGGGTGCACGATTTGGTCCGAATGTTCAATAACTGGGAAGCCATTGTACGAACGGATATCCCTGTCCTGGAGGACGTACCGCGTTACGTGTTTGATTGCATCCTCAGCGGGGTAGTTTGCTATCACTTGCTTCAGAAGATATACGGTGATATTATTTCTCCCACCGATGTTCCGCCCACAGTACGGGGGGCGGTGAAGCGCGCCATGGAGGCGCATTTCaaagatgaggaaaaagCTGGTCACGCACTAGCAAAATTATTTGCTTATGTGCAGGCACCCGGTGACTCCGGTGTTGTAAAAGCGGAGTTCTTTCCCGCAGTTCTTTCCCAAATGCAGGGTGCCTTTCATGATGTTGGGCAAAGcacacttcacaatgtcCGCACGGCAATTGTATTGCGGGAAATATGTGCTACGGTATCCCGGTGCACCCGCACTTGCGGACTTTTTCACATGCTGGTTAAACTCACAGAGGACTTGAGGTTTCAGTTCCGTTTCAGCACAATATTTAAGAAGCTTAACGGAAGAGATCGCACGACAATTCGTACCAAATATAGTATTAACATGGTGAAGACGTTAGAGTATTTTGAGCAAGAGTACGCCGTGACGCCTACCTCCACGAAGGCAGTTGGATTTATTGTTATATTACTGTTGCACATGTCCATGTGTAGTGGAGCTGCTTCAGGACACGGTACCAAAGCTGTGCTCGAACGCTATATTAGTGTCACCAACAAGGAGGAGTTTAGCATAATTTCAATCTCGGACCTGGAGGCGACGCATGTCCGAGACTTGCGCGTTGCCTTCCCTCCGCAGCTTTCCTATAACTCATGGCTTCACCAGTCGGATACGAAGGATAAATCCGTTTATAACGTGCTTCCTTCAGTTGCGGTGAAAGGGTCAACAAATCAAGCTATGATTATCTCACAGGCGCCGATGATGAAGGCTTTAGATGCGATATCACGTGTGCCCTGGCGAATTAGCAAATATATGCTCCACGTGCAGGAAGCCATTGTTCGTGAAGGCTACGGTTTTGGAAAGATACGACCAGCATTTTATCCATTGCATTACTGTGCGAAGAGCCGTGGTGACATTTCCTATGAATCAACAGGGATGGATGACGACGACGATAAAACTGAGGTGTACAACCTTCAGCAACGTCGTGAGTACGAACTTCAGCAAGATGAAGACTGGAAAAACCTTTCAGAGTTGCGCAGTAACCGCATTCACTATCTCCAAGCCCTTCGTCAAGCGCGCTCGCTAGTTCAGTTTTCGCACATTTACTTTCCCAACAGTATGGACTTTCGTGGTCGTATGTACCCACTTCCCGGTCGGTTGAACCACACGGGTTCCGACCCATTCCGTGCGTTGCTTGAGTATGCGGAACCGAAACCTCTGGGGAAGGAGGGTCTCTACTGGTTGAAGGTCCACTTAGCCAACAAGATGGGAATGAGCAAGCTGTCATTTGATGAACGTGTACATTATGTCAACGAGCATATCGATGATGTTGTGTGCAGCGCTGAGCAACCATTGTACGGTGATAAATGGTGGCAAGAGGCGGCGGAACCCATGCAGTGCCTAATGGCATGCAAAGAGCTGGCTGATGCACTTAAATGCTCGCAGGGGCCGGAGAACTTTTTATCGCGTATTCCTGTCGCCGTTGACGGTAGTTATAACGGTCTGCAGCATTATTCGGCCATTGGTCGGGATGCATTTGGTGCAACGCTGGTAAACTTGGTTCCAAGCGAGCGGCCGGCCGATGCGTACACAGGTATCTTAAAAGAGATGATGTCTTCAATCAAAGCAGATGCGGAACGCGACCATCCAGTGGCTCAGCGGTGTCTTGGGACAGGTAAAGGGCAAGACCGTGATCATATCAAACGCAAAACGATTAAGCGACCCATTATGACTCAAGTGTATGGCGTAACAGGATACGGCATGTCTGAGCAGATACTGGATGAGTTGGTAAAACAGAATAAAAACCACGGGCTTTGGACGTCGACTGACATGCGGGAGATGGCGGATTATCTCCGCGAGAAGGTGCTGGAATCACTTGGTATTACGTTTCGCGAGACGCAAAACTGCCGACGCTGGATTACCGACGTGACGAATATAATTTGGGAAGTGCAACCCGCTGAGCTTCGTACCGCCCTCTGCTGGACGACACCTCTCGGACTTGTCGTGCGGCAACCATATAAGATGCGCAAGGAGATGATGATATTTACAGTACATGGTTGCGCACGTGTGCCTGCCAACGCATTTTCAGCAGCTAGCCGAAAACAGCTTACAGCTATCGCACCCAACCTTATTCACTCACTAGATGCCTCCCACCTCGCCATGACGGCAATAGAAATGCAAAACCTTGGTCTTTCTATGATGGCGGTGCATGACAGTTATTGGACGTACGCCTGTGACCTTCCAACTTTGAGCCGAGTACTTAGAGAACAGTTTGTTACCCTTTACGGTAAGTACGATCCACTGTGGGAGCTAAAGGAGCAATGGGAAGAAGCGTACTTCATGGACCTCCGTCGCCACGGTAAGGTCCTTCCGGATCCTCCGAAACGCGGGGATTTGGATCTTAACGTTGTCCTAAACTCCccatattttttctcttagtGACGGCTGAATGATAGCACATGCAGTGAGCATCTACCATACGTGCTTCCAAATCTCATCATGCTTCCCTTTTATTCGTGTGTTTCAGATGTGACCCTTTCGTGTGGCAAATAAtgcccctttcccccttttctcacCTTATCTTTCAACTTCGATATTAGAAACTCGCAGATTACAAAGTGTGTCACCAGGACCCTGCGAAGCGCTCCTCAGCCCTTCTGGATGTGCATATAATGAGGCAATGCCGGCATTTACTATGATTATCGTGGGATGTCGATGAAGGCTTTTCCCTGTCGATGGTAAAAATATGCAATAACAAAGTGGGAGTGCGATACTGCTTAAAACAGATGTTGTATTCACGCGTACGCCGTTGGCACTTCATGATATGTTTCAAATGCTGCTGATTCACGTTAACTCGCATTGATTtaattcttcccttttcttttttagggGAGTTGTACAGCTAATAAATTACGTCTGTTTGTACAGTAGCGTAGCTGTATGACCCGCCTTCGTGCTATGTTGTGCtcttgtgtatatatgtttttgtttttggtatTTTTGGTGTTTGTTCGTTGGTGTGTTTGCCACAGAAGCACAAGGTTGCATTTGTTTCCACAATCCAATTTACTCTACATTTCCGGCCCTTAACTCTGCGCCTCTAGTGTAAAGGGGTCGACAGACGTTGCGATGGACTACCGTGGAAAGCACGTCGCGTCGGTGAATTATGACAACTTCTTGCAAGAGGCACCGCGGTTTAACCCCCGCGAGAAACTGAAGCGTTCGGGCAGCCCACTCTTCTATTCACGGAGCTTCAGGGAGCATATTCCGACATTCCCAACAGTCGCAGGGGCTTTTCGCCCGTCTTCAGCGATAACGtgggtgaaggggaaaaatgaATTTGACAGACAGCTGCAGTCGCACCGCCGTTACCATTCCCTATTAGAGAATAGGAGGAACGTCGATAAACTGCGCCACGTTCTTTCCACAAAGGCAGCAACTCTTAGCTCTAAGGAAGCTCAGGAAGCACATGAAAGTACCGTCGCGTTACTATCGACAAGAAGCAACTCGGTTGTTACAACGCTTGGTCCATTGTCATCTTGCAACACCACATTTAACAGCGACACTTCCACATTCTCAACACCGCAACGCCTAAAGTCTGTGGACAGCATAGTGGCGGATCTCACAATTATCCGTGAAGCGGCGGAGTGTCAGTCTTCCTCCCGCCAACTTCGGTCGAACACCAACGGTTCCCTTTGCAGTGAAGGCTGTACGGGTTTAACTCACCTACCCACGTTTTGCGTCCGCCACGGGTGTTTGTTCGTAAATAGTCGCGCTAATCGGCGAACGGAACAAACGTTTGTCGACCGTTTCACTTCCTCTGAACTACCGGCAGAAATCCCAATGGGCCACGATAATTCCTTCACGCAAATGATGGGAAACAAATGTGGCAGTCGCCATATCGATGAAAGACTTCTTACCCTTCTGCGTGCGAGAGACGTGAGCGCCTGAAggaatttaaaaacaaaaaagggaggaaaggaggcGACAGCTTGACCAACTCAGTAGGGTTCCTTCTGGTTTCACCTGGGTTGAGACGAGGGAAGTTCCGCATGGCACACTGCAATGAAGATAACCACAATAAGAATTAAAAATGTAGGGGAGATCCAGGcacatgtatacatatatgttgTTTTAGCCccctccttctctctctttctctatgCATCTCCGTatatttattaatttatgtatgtattcgTATCCTTTTATGTAACCGACCGCAAATACGAGGTCAGGTCTTCCGTTTCATCAGCAATTGGAGTGAATGAAGTTAAAGGGTCATTTGTGGGAAATATGCGTTGTtgtgctcctttttttcaaaaaaaaaccctcttcttcccttccatttCTGGTTGTTACGGTTATTCTTTTCGCTTTTCTCACCTTGCACAATCAGACCGTGAAGTGGTAGTCACTTCGTCGCAAAAGGGTGTGAAAGGTTCTCAACACTTATGCACGAGTAGGGTCGATGTATTCTTCCATAGTTGTAACTAATACTGTCCATTTCCCCCtcgtttcttccttcccttttccgttctttttttttttcttgaccATTTTCGGTTTTTTACAGGTCttgtctttttatttcatggtTGTGAGTTGCtgattaaaaaagaaaattgagAGGATGGAGGTCAGATAACAAGAACAACACACCTGGAAAAGAAACGGCGCCAGGGCGGCGTTGTGCGATATGTGAGTAAGCATtgtggggaaaggggagTAAATATTGTTTTAAAAAGTTcagaggagcagcaaactttttttttttcgtaactGGCAATACAGCAAAAGGAATCATGTCCCGCTGCGCATGCTGCACCCTGCGCGCACGGTGGGATCTCATAACGAGCAGCAatcaaaagaagagatgggaGTATTGAATTGATCAGGGAGATGTAAGAAATGGACGAGGAATTTGCAGGAAAATTTTCTCTCATTAGCCTCACAATTATTTCAATATCTAGTTTGCTCcttcaccccccccccactgtTTTTCAGGTTTCGGTTTCAACTAGGACAGTACCTTTTCAGCTGCTGTGCTTCGTTTCCCACCGCCACCTCCTCTCATTGTCGTAACTGCTTCCCTCTGCAATGTTGTTCTCCTCTTGACGGCACGTATTTGTTgcattatgtttttttttgtttaggcTTGCGGGTTGGATTGGTGTCTTGTGGCATCACACTGCGGCCATCTACAGGAAAAGTAGTGAAATAACGGGATATGCCTTTGTTTTCGTATGAGTGTCACTGTGGTTATTTAGTTCTCGTCGAATGTGATGGTTGCCCGGAAGGGGCAGCACAAAATTTGTCAGCGGAGCTCCGGCGCCTCCCCTCTGATGCTGTAGGGTTATGTTCTGGCTTGCCACCACTACTTGTGACCAACAAGTACTTCACAGCAATGGTTCAGACTGTTATTATCTGTGCACATGATTTTTCCTTCGGCACTGAACTCAATGTGAGCTCAGTGGGATTTGTTTTTCTCGTTGGTGATGCAACTTCTGCCGATAGCGTTCCGTGGCACAGCGCTCCAATGTCATGTCTGATTCGTGTGGTGATGTGCTATGGTAGTTGTGGTGCAACAAGGGATTTAATGCATGATGCTTGCGTGCTCAACAACTTTGAGTTGATTACACATGGGGAGGCGTATGAAATGCTTTCACCCGGGGTAGAAACACGAGGGCTACTGGGCGGTGACTTAGTTGGAGCGGCACGGCTCATCCAGATATTGCATAATACCGTATGGCCTGAAAACACACGAGTACCACATGACGACGCGAAGACCATCAGTGGGACTGTAAGTAAAAATCTTGTTGTATTCGTTGGCGCAGACAGTGAGGAAGTAATGAACTGTATTGCAGCCACGGTTGGAAATGAAGTTGTTAACTACACTGAGCATTTCCGATTCACTGGATTTTGGCCACCGAAAACTGTGGTAAGTGGAAGTGAACGGGATCAAAGGGGGTTGAAAAGGACAGAAACCTTGGAAGCACCGCACAAGAGCTTTAGAGAGGGCTTATGCGGGACCACATTGACGGTTGCCAACGAGCATTATGTTTCGTCACTGGGTGTTGAATTCGTCCACCCCGTCATGTTCTTCCCGGCTATGGCAGATCTCTTTATGGTCAAATACGGTGGCCGCCATGCCCAgcttgctgttgtttgttggCCTCCGTTGCAACATTTTCAAAAGGTAGGCGCGGCTAATGGAGGTAATGCCCCCGTCAGGCGCTTATCATTGCCAGTTTTCATTGAACAAATTAAGCGATGGGGTGTGGAGCGGTGCGTGGTAGCCGCCACAATGGATACCGATGAAGAGGATACCATTTCACCGTTTGAGGCACATTTTTGTGCCGAGGGGGGTATAGAAATTGTGCACGGCGTTTTCAAAGCAGCTGacaagaaacacacacacgataTCAACATCACTGCGGTTGGAATGGCACGACTGCTGGAGATGTTACACGAAGCAAAGTGGCCAGAACGACAGAGATTGATTAAACTCAGCGAGTCCTTGTCATCAGACTCTCAGGTGAATCGTGTCCTCTTCTGGTcaaaggcaacaacaaccgttgaagaagaaacaattcTTTTCCAAGTGCTGAGGGATATGGAAGTAATAACCCCTCGTACTGCAGGTGAGCAATGGAAGGTTGTGCTTCCCCCAACTTTGGCATCTGCGGTTAGAAAAGGGCCACTGGCAGTCACGACAGCTCGGAACAGATACTTTGAAGCGGCGATTTCTGTTCATTGCTACGGTGGGGCGCGTGCCCTAACAAAAAGAGACTCACCGTCATCAGCCGAGGAGCTGAGCCCCTTCGGTGTTGTCATTATTCTGACAACTACGCAATCATGTAAAAGAGAGAGCAGAAATGGTTTGCTCACAATTCTTAGCAACTGCCGTGCTTCCGCACGTGGCGGTCATTGCAGGGGTGACTTGGTTCTCAACGGTCCACACGGCTGCGAATCGGAAATGACGCAGAGTTTGTGTGCGGCTACGGAGGTTGAACAAGCCTTTGTACTCTATATTGTGGATGGTGACGAAAACAACGATGCGCTTGTGGACGATATAGAGGACATTATAAAAGAACTGATGTCAGATAGTGAAGTATCGAAGTGTACACACCCATCTGGTGGAGGTGCGGAGGAGGATTGGGCTAAGGGCAGCAATGGCGACGGTTCTTCGGAGGATCTTCCTCTGCGCACTGACGATGACGGTTGCGAAGGCAGTTTCGATGACCTCATGTCGGTTGTTCCGCAGATCGAGGTGGTGTATGGTGCGGGACCTGAGGACGGAATTGCGCGGTTACGAGAAATTATGAACCAACATATGTGGTCAAATCGTGTAATGGTGGATAAGTGTATCAGAAGCCACAATGGCAGTACTAGTAGCAGCAGGAATGCTTCTTTCAGCACCATTAAA
Proteins encoded in this window:
- a CDS encoding mitochondrial DNA-directed RNA polymerase, which gives rise to MRRLSLAPIKWSAIAQRWGTRGTDVPSRAKGAIKSPKSRKSRLPYVEVGERTDRMKEFVSSGTDDNSGDSDNNHNSVKSINNTDCRNKGTDGGGEIDMDTVAGTDAFTPTVDMEEGYGAPVMATTGSTSSESVLSVIDVLCDDLFSCKTDVLKSFARTRSVSGSTKSELVMNLIDLANREAHGESQDLSITKRVLGDVFNEEVRVSGVRSQWTNKSLEASHIEMACDNHLKFEAMSYTQKTLMVRRNASESSRVLRKLIRPFQQDYNRVAEAAVGGVFRNFKAEADQLVNSMMASEIVTPFSSFLVSYVRFATSGNLLTRTNVIERLEQLELVQIAMDEDSDAVLQRLMALLDDVVAEVERRALCFGGKRTSWGTETPEVLRCSIQAFSDSTAQQHEDLGERVPAWVHDLVRMFNNWEAIVRTDIPVLEDVPRYVFDCILSGVVCYHLLQKIYGDIISPTDVPPTVRGAVKRAMEAHFKDEEKAGHALAKLFAYVQAPGDSGVVKAEFFPAVLSQMQGAFHDVGQSTLHNVRTAIVLREICATVSRCTRTCGLFHMLVKLTEDLRFQFRFSTIFKKLNGRDRTTIRTKYSINMVKTLEYFEQEYAVTPTSTKAVGFIVILLLHMSMCSGAASGHGTKAVLERYISVTNKEEFSIISISDLEATHVRDLRVAFPPQLSYNSWLHQSDTKDKSVYNVLPSVAVKGSTNQAMIISQAPMMKALDAISRVPWRISKYMLHVQEAIVREGYGFGKIRPAFYPLHYCAKSRGDISYESTGMDDDDDKTEVYNLQQRREYELQQDEDWKNLSELRSNRIHYLQALRQARSLVQFSHIYFPNSMDFRGRMYPLPGRLNHTGSDPFRALLEYAEPKPLGKEGLYWLKVHLANKMGMSKLSFDERVHYVNEHIDDVVCSAEQPLYGDKWWQEAAEPMQCLMACKELADALKCSQGPENFLSRIPVAVDGSYNGLQHYSAIGRDAFGATLVNLVPSERPADAYTGILKEMMSSIKADAERDHPVAQRCLGTGKGQDRDHIKRKTIKRPIMTQVYGVTGYGMSEQILDELVKQNKNHGLWTSTDMREMADYLREKVLESLGITFRETQNCRRWITDVTNIIWEVQPAELRTALCWTTPLGLVVRQPYKMRKEMMIFTVHGCARVPANAFSAASRKQLTAIAPNLIHSLDASHLAMTAIEMQNLGLSMMAVHDSYWTYACDLPTLSRVLREQFVTLYGKYDPLWELKEQWEEAYFMDLRRHGKVLPDPPKRGDLDLNVVLNSPYFFS